A genomic segment from Triticum dicoccoides isolate Atlit2015 ecotype Zavitan chromosome 1A, WEW_v2.0, whole genome shotgun sequence encodes:
- the LOC119361974 gene encoding GDSL esterase/lipase LIP-4-like: MLQTDRGPRSSMSAAAAGDSAPRRILALALAVALALWPSPARAGFSCSPGARPVVFNFGDSNSDTGGMAAAKGWHIAPPEGRAFFHHPTGRFCDGRLVIDFLCESLNISYLSPYLKAIGSNYSNGVNFAISGSTTLPRDALFVLHGQVQEFFFFKARSLELINQGQEAPIDAEAFLNALYIIDIGQNDINALLSNLPYDQVVAKLPPILAEIKYAVQLLYGNGSRNFWIHGTGALGCLPQKLSIPRKNDSDLDQNGCLSTYNRAAVAFNTALGSLCDQLNVELKNATVVYTDLFAIKYDLVANHTKYGFDSPLMTCCGYGGPPYNYDLSRSCQSSNSTVCADGSKFISWDGVHLTEAANAVVAAAILSSAYSRPKLKFDQFCKAR; encoded by the exons ATGCTACAGACAGACAGAGGTCCAAGGTCGTCAATGTCGGCAGCAGCGGCAGGCGACAGCGCGCCACGGCGAATCCTCGCGCTGGCGCTGGCGGTGGCACTGGCGCTCTGGCCGTCGCCGGCGCGGGCCGGGTTCAGCTGCAGCCCCGGCGCGCGGCCGGTGGTGTTCAACTTCGGCGACTCCAACTCCGACACGGGCGGcatggcggcggccaaggggtggcacaTCGCGCCGCCGGAGGGCCGCGCCTTCTTCCACCACCCCACCGGCCGCTTCTGCGACGGCCGGCTCGTCATCGACTTCCTCT GTGAAAGCTTAAACATAAGCTATCTGAGCCCTTATCTGAAGGCGATTGGTTCTAATTACAGTAACGGAGTGAATTTCGCTATTAGCGGTTCAACAACACTACCACGGGACGCCCTTTTTGTATTGCATGGACAGGTGCAGGAATTCTTCTTCTTTAAAGCCAGATCCTTGGAACTCATCAATCAAG GTCAGGAAGCTCCAATCGATGCAGAAGCGTTCCTAAATGCTCTATATATCATAGACATAGGACAGAATGATATTAACGCTCTTCTGTCCAACTTGCCTTACGACCAAGTAGTCGCAAAGCTCCCTCCAATACTTGCGGAGATTAAGTATGCTGTTCAG CTTCTGTATGGCAATGGGAGTCGGAACTTCTGGATACATGGAACAGGGGCTCTTGGTTGCCTGCCTCAGAAGCTCTCTATCCCACGTAAAAACGACAGTGACCTTGATCAGAATGGCTGCCTCAGCACATACAACAGAGCCGCGGTCGCGTTCAACACAGCTCTAGGCAGCCTCTGCGATCAGCTGAATGTGGAGCTGAAAAACGCGACCGTTGTGTACACCGATCTTTTTGCCATCAAGTATGACCTTGTGGCCAACCACACCAAATACG GTTTTGACAGCCCATTGATGACGTGTTGCGGGTACGGAGGGCCACCGTACAACTATGATTTGAGCAGGAGCTGCCAGTCTTCGAATTCAACGGTCTGCGCTGACGGCTCAAAGTTCATCAGCTGGGACGGCGTGCACCTCACCGAGGCTGCCAACGCCGTCGTGGCTGCAGCCATACTGAGCTCCGCATATTCCAGACCAAAGCTCAAGTTTGATCAATTCTGCAAAGCCCGATAG